Proteins from one Natrinema salinisoli genomic window:
- a CDS encoding phosphoribosyltransferase family protein, which yields MNRAEKAALQLRAVDVLRMLKETRTYDELAETTGLPAGDLNRYVNGHVLPGADRAREVVDELGREALAEELDARISVDDEGYVDNSASVFDQPFLDLAAPVVANGFDFDRPDVILTAATDGITLAAALASYYGVRCAYAKKRKETAVEDFIEARQRLQSGIELTYYLPASAIDPGESVLVVDDLIRSGETQELLLDIVHTAEADVAGVFALIAAGEDGIKRARERTDAPIGSLVSV from the coding sequence ATGAACAGAGCCGAGAAGGCAGCCCTCCAGTTGCGAGCGGTCGACGTGTTGCGGATGTTGAAGGAAACGCGGACCTACGACGAACTCGCCGAGACGACGGGGCTTCCGGCGGGCGATCTCAACCGATACGTCAACGGGCACGTCCTTCCCGGAGCCGACCGCGCGCGCGAAGTTGTCGACGAACTCGGTCGCGAGGCGCTCGCGGAGGAACTCGATGCCCGTATCAGCGTCGACGACGAGGGGTACGTCGACAACTCCGCAAGCGTCTTCGACCAGCCGTTCCTCGACCTGGCCGCCCCGGTCGTGGCCAACGGATTCGATTTCGATCGGCCGGACGTCATCCTCACCGCCGCGACCGACGGCATCACGCTCGCGGCCGCGCTCGCGAGTTACTACGGGGTTCGCTGTGCCTACGCGAAAAAGCGAAAGGAGACCGCCGTCGAGGATTTCATCGAGGCCCGCCAGCGGCTACAGTCCGGGATCGAACTCACCTACTATTTGCCCGCCTCGGCCATCGATCCCGGCGAGTCAGTCCTCGTCGTCGACGATCTCATCCGGTCCGGCGAGACGCAGGAACTCCTGTTGGACATCGTCCACACCGCCGAGGCCGACGTCGCCGGCGTCTTCGCGCTCATCGCGGCCGGCGAGGACGGGATCAAGCGGGCCCGCGAACGTACCGACGCACCGATCGGCTCGCTCGTCAGCGTCTGA
- a CDS encoding YihY/virulence factor BrkB family protein — protein sequence MGRLGDLFDLATAVARVVDENDVKYPAAALAYYAFVSFIPVLLLVFALVGERFAGRVHAVTPRFLTLEAQVLVYEAMTEASGRTGAALLAVGVIGWSGANVVVTVLTVVERVEDVPDRPLRDQMRDAVAVLGSLVLAISSIVLVSAVSAQLPFWVGTLLGFLVLPVVLTGAFLPLLYVPSRVLDSPIGALPGAVTVGAGWTIIHYSVQFYILNAGRYAIYGALSGVIVILTSLYLAAVVLLTGVIVNATLAGDVGRPSVA from the coding sequence ATGGGGCGCCTGGGCGACCTCTTCGATCTCGCGACCGCCGTCGCCCGCGTGGTCGACGAGAACGACGTGAAGTATCCGGCCGCCGCGCTCGCCTACTACGCGTTCGTCTCGTTCATCCCCGTGTTACTGCTCGTGTTCGCGCTCGTCGGCGAACGGTTCGCCGGGCGCGTCCACGCCGTGACGCCGCGCTTTCTCACGCTCGAAGCCCAGGTACTCGTCTACGAGGCGATGACGGAAGCGTCCGGCCGAACCGGCGCGGCCCTGCTCGCCGTCGGCGTGATCGGCTGGAGCGGGGCGAACGTCGTCGTCACGGTCCTGACCGTCGTCGAGCGGGTCGAGGACGTTCCCGATCGACCGCTCCGCGACCAGATGCGCGATGCAGTGGCCGTCCTCGGCTCGCTCGTGCTCGCGATCAGTTCGATCGTGCTCGTCAGCGCGGTGTCCGCCCAGCTGCCGTTCTGGGTGGGGACGCTTCTCGGCTTCCTGGTCTTGCCTGTCGTGCTCACCGGCGCGTTCTTGCCGCTGCTATACGTCCCCTCGCGCGTCCTGGACTCGCCGATCGGGGCACTTCCCGGCGCCGTCACCGTCGGTGCCGGGTGGACGATCATCCACTATTCGGTGCAGTTCTATATCCTCAACGCCGGCCGATACGCCATCTACGGCGCCCTCAGCGGGGTTATCGTCATCCTCACGAGTCTCTATCTCGCGGCAGTTGTGCTCCTGACCGGCGTCATCGTCAACGCGACGCTCGCGGGCGACGTCGGCCGCCCGTCCGTCGCGTGA
- a CDS encoding DUF6498-containing protein, with product MLDLRDSSGSAVVALVAANLVPLAGVALLGWNAGALLLLYWLENGVIGAWNAPKMLLVQVEEKPESLLREYVGRLALILFFAAHYGIFWAGHGGFVLSLFVTPDPAAIEAVTSRWYLVGAVGLVASHGVSFAQNFIGRGEYRTVTVDELLWQPYRRVLALHVTLLFGVLIVEVLGSPVLGLLLLVMCKTGIDLRAHLKEHHRVSEGE from the coding sequence TTGCTCGATCTGCGGGACTCCAGCGGGAGTGCAGTGGTCGCCTTAGTCGCTGCCAACCTCGTTCCCCTAGCCGGTGTGGCGCTGCTGGGCTGGAACGCCGGTGCTCTCCTACTGCTGTACTGGCTCGAAAACGGTGTGATCGGCGCCTGGAACGCGCCCAAAATGCTCCTCGTTCAAGTCGAAGAGAAGCCCGAGAGCTTGCTACGGGAGTACGTGGGGCGCCTGGCGCTCATCCTGTTCTTCGCGGCCCACTACGGGATATTCTGGGCCGGTCACGGCGGATTCGTACTCTCGCTGTTCGTGACGCCGGATCCGGCGGCCATCGAGGCGGTCACCAGCCGGTGGTACCTCGTCGGCGCCGTCGGCCTCGTCGCCAGTCACGGCGTGTCGTTCGCGCAGAACTTCATCGGTCGCGGCGAGTACCGGACTGTCACGGTGGACGAACTTCTCTGGCAGCCGTATCGGCGTGTGCTCGCCCTTCACGTCACCCTCCTCTTCGGCGTTCTGATCGTCGAGGTGCTCGGATCGCCCGTGCTGGGACTCCTATTGCTGGTCATGTGCAAGACGGGAATCGACCTAAGGGCGCACCTGAAGGAACACCACCGCGTCAGCGAGGGCGAGTGA